A single window of Dendropsophus ebraccatus isolate aDenEbr1 chromosome 5, aDenEbr1.pat, whole genome shotgun sequence DNA harbors:
- the LOC138793319 gene encoding olfactory receptor 52K1-like → MLLISNTSSHTLSSLLLAGIPGLDQEGGLWTSIIFCIVYIFAVLGNFSISYIIWAEKSLHGPMYFFLAMLAINDIAFSSSTVPKMLGIFWWSDGRIDVTSCLTQMFFVHFLSMMESGILVAMAYDRYIAICFPLRYMSILTYVVLEKIAASILVRAIVMVVPIPFMVARLHYCGDDVVLHSYCDHMAVVNMACDDKEADSMYGIIVALSIVSGDLLLIGLSYTMILRAVYKMPSKDARKKALGTCVSHICVIIILYTPALFSFIGYRFGQNILPHNVHIFLSNVYILFPAFMNPLIYGVRTKQVRECVLKMVTHNRKTQRPK, encoded by the coding sequence ATGCTCCTCATCTCTAACACCAGCTCCCACACCCTGTCCTCATTGCTGCTGGCTGGAATCCCCGGGCTAGATCAAGAAGGAGGCTTGTGGACCTCCATCATCTTCTGCATCGTTTATATATTTGCCGTCCTCGGAAACTTCTCCATAAGTTACATAATCTGGGCTGAGAAGAGCCTCCATGGccccatgtacttcttcctgGCCATGCTGGCCATCAATGACATCGCCTTCTCCAGCTCCACCGTGCCAAAGATGCTGGGAATCTTCTGGTGGAGCGATGGCCGTATTGATGTTACTTCATGTCTCACCCAGATGTTTTTTGTCCACTTCCTGTCGATGATGGAGTCGGGGATCTTGGTGGCCATGGCATATGACCGGTACATCGCCATCTGTTTCCCCCTTAGATACATGTCTATTCTCACTTATGTTGTTCTGGAAAAAATTGCAGCTTCCATTTTGGTCCGGGCCATTGTCATGGTTGTTCCTATTCCATTCATGGTCGCGCGGTTGCACTATTGTGGTGATGACGTAGTGTTGCACTCGTACTGTGATCACATGGCTGTGGTGAACATGGCTTGTGATGATAAGGAAGCTGACAGTATGTACGGGATCATAGTAGCTCTGTCCATTGTCAGTGGGGACCTGTTGCTCATTGGGTTGTCGTATACGATGATCTTACGGGCCGTATACAAGATGCCATCCAAGGACGCTCGGAAGAAAGCTCTGGGGACGTGCGTCTCCCACATCTGTGTCATTATCATCCTTTACACCCCGGCCCTTTTCTCATTTATTGGCTACAGGTTTGGACAGAACATCCTTCCGCACAACGTCCACATCTTCCTCTCTAATGTTTACATCTTGTTCCCAGCTTTCATGAACCCCCTTATCTATGGGGTGAGGACCAAGCAGGTGCGAGAATGTGTTCTCAAGATGGTGACTCACAATCGGAAGACTCAGAGGCCCAAATAA